A DNA window from Paenibacillus sp. HWE-109 contains the following coding sequences:
- a CDS encoding carbohydrate ABC transporter permease codes for MIKTNKFSQTSIHVFFWLFTIGSLLPFLLIFMVSISDESSIESNGYSLIPSKISFAAYEFLFFNFSEITKAYGITIFCTIIGTMLSLLITTLMAYPLSRVNLPFRRSLAFYIFFTMLFSGGMVPWYMTFVNLLPMKNSMLAMIIPGMLLSAFNILLMRTFFTNSIPESVIESATIDGASEIQIFSKIVIPLSLPIMATIGLFTTLAYWNDWYNCMLFIDKPALYNIQYLMTKTLTNIQYLIMKSNSSAQAGELLAKMPRETVRMALAIVGIGPLLLAYPFFQKYYISGITSGAVKG; via the coding sequence ATGATAAAGACGAACAAGTTCAGTCAAACAAGTATTCATGTCTTCTTCTGGTTATTCACCATTGGTTCCTTACTGCCGTTTCTCCTTATTTTCATGGTGTCCATCTCGGACGAATCGTCTATTGAATCTAACGGCTATTCCTTAATTCCGAGCAAAATCAGCTTCGCCGCCTATGAGTTTCTATTTTTTAATTTCTCTGAAATTACCAAGGCTTATGGAATTACAATCTTTTGCACGATTATCGGGACTATGTTAAGTTTACTTATTACAACACTAATGGCGTATCCGTTATCACGAGTAAATTTACCGTTTCGGAGAAGTTTAGCGTTCTACATTTTCTTCACAATGTTGTTTAGTGGGGGGATGGTGCCATGGTATATGACATTCGTGAATCTGTTGCCTATGAAAAATTCAATGCTCGCTATGATCATCCCGGGTATGCTGTTAAGTGCCTTTAACATTCTGTTAATGCGTACTTTTTTCACAAATTCCATCCCGGAATCGGTAATTGAGTCGGCAACGATTGATGGCGCCAGCGAAATTCAAATTTTCTCGAAAATTGTTATTCCACTTTCGCTGCCCATTATGGCAACCATCGGATTGTTTACAACGTTAGCTTACTGGAATGATTGGTATAATTGCATGCTTTTTATAGATAAACCGGCACTTTATAATATTCAATATTTAATGACGAAGACGCTTACAAATATTCAATATCTCATCATGAAATCCAATTCATCCGCACAAGCCGGTGAACTGCTAGCCAAAATGCCAAGAGAAACCGTGCGCATGGCTTTAGCTATCGTCGGAATTGGCCCGCTGCTACTGGCGTATCCGTTCTTTCAGAAATATTACATTAGTGGAATCACCAGCGGAGCCGTAAAAGGGTAA
- a CDS encoding alkaline phosphatase family protein, protein MFIHPVERVFILGMDGAGSFIQHTATPHLDAFLAQGAFTYEAQAESPTISAQCWGSVLHGVHPEKHLLTNDIAASERYSADSPYPSIFRLAREAWPEAKLASFVGWSPINEGIIEEGLAIHKVSLPDEQLVTAIEQYLIHNQDVKLLFLQLDEPDGSGHKHSYGPNSPDYLQAITNCDRLIGMVLASIERLNLLTDSLVIVLTDHGGGGADAYNHGSDHPMDKQVFWGCVGPGIEAAAVLPALSIMDTAAIAAFALGLETPSTWDAQLPESLIGQSRKR, encoded by the coding sequence ATGTTTATTCATCCTGTTGAACGTGTTTTTATCCTAGGAATGGACGGTGCTGGTTCGTTTATTCAACACACGGCTACGCCACACCTGGATGCGTTTCTGGCTCAAGGAGCTTTCACGTATGAGGCTCAAGCAGAATCGCCTACGATTAGCGCGCAATGCTGGGGATCCGTCCTGCATGGCGTGCATCCAGAGAAACATTTACTGACTAATGACATTGCGGCCAGCGAACGTTATTCCGCGGATTCGCCCTACCCTTCCATCTTTCGCTTGGCTAGAGAAGCGTGGCCGGAAGCCAAATTAGCCTCCTTTGTTGGGTGGTCGCCCATTAATGAAGGAATCATTGAAGAAGGTCTTGCTATTCATAAAGTGTCTCTGCCGGATGAACAGCTTGTTACTGCGATTGAGCAATATTTGATCCATAATCAAGATGTCAAACTACTCTTCCTGCAATTGGATGAACCAGACGGCTCTGGACATAAGCATAGCTATGGGCCTAATTCTCCTGACTATTTGCAAGCGATTACCAACTGTGACCGCCTGATAGGAATGGTTCTTGCCTCCATTGAACGTTTGAACTTACTAACAGATAGTCTAGTTATTGTGTTAACCGATCATGGCGGCGGCGGTGCTGATGCCTATAATCACGGCAGCGACCATCCGATGGATAAACAAGTATTCTGGGGATGCGTGGGGCCGGGCATTGAAGCCGCTGCGGTGCTTCCAGCCTTGTCGATCATGGACACAGCGGCAATCGCTGCCTTCGCACTAGGCTTGGAAACTCCTTCAACTTGGGATGCGCAGCTGCCAGAATCCTTGATTGGCCAATCCAGAAAGAGGTGA
- a CDS encoding metallophosphoesterase family protein has product MKKQLRFRADGTFKIVQFTDVEFSDSQADDEIKMRAMMQRILQSEKPDLVVYTGDVIASGGSSDVTQLFRNAVALPEQMEIPWAVVFGNHDSETVNMTREQLHALQLTHRFCYAKPDPPLVDGVGNYVITIQDRHNDPAAALYFLDSGSYSPLEYSRLGFYDWIRRSQIQWYVDQSYRLTDQNGGQPLPSLAFFHIPLPEYNDIWDFSTCYGHKLESSCCTPWINTGFFAAMVEMGDVMGTFVGHDHGNDFWGTLHGIRLCYGRTTRNAYLNRPFLTGARVIALTEGVRDFQTWLHLEDGSIINAQPEHLPEGRALRV; this is encoded by the coding sequence ATGAAAAAACAACTGCGATTTCGCGCAGACGGCACCTTCAAAATTGTCCAATTCACCGACGTTGAATTCAGCGATAGTCAAGCCGATGATGAAATTAAAATGAGAGCGATGATGCAGCGGATCCTGCAGTCTGAGAAGCCCGATCTCGTTGTGTACACGGGGGATGTGATTGCAAGCGGCGGCAGCTCCGACGTCACTCAATTATTCCGCAACGCCGTGGCGCTGCCTGAACAAATGGAGATTCCGTGGGCGGTCGTTTTCGGGAATCACGATTCCGAGACCGTCAACATGACGCGTGAGCAATTGCACGCGCTTCAGTTGACTCATCGGTTTTGTTATGCGAAACCCGATCCGCCACTCGTTGACGGAGTAGGCAATTACGTCATCACCATTCAAGATCGGCATAATGATCCAGCCGCAGCGCTCTATTTCCTTGACTCGGGCAGTTACTCTCCGCTTGAGTATTCGCGATTAGGATTCTATGACTGGATTCGCAGAAGCCAAATCCAATGGTATGTCGATCAATCCTATCGATTAACCGACCAGAATGGCGGGCAACCCTTGCCATCTCTTGCCTTTTTCCATATTCCTTTGCCGGAATACAATGATATATGGGATTTCAGCACATGTTATGGACATAAACTGGAGAGCAGCTGTTGTACGCCGTGGATTAACACAGGATTTTTCGCGGCTATGGTGGAAATGGGTGATGTTATGGGGACTTTTGTGGGACATGATCATGGCAATGACTTTTGGGGGACCTTGCACGGGATTCGCCTCTGCTATGGCCGAACGACACGGAATGCCTACTTGAATCGCCCCTTCCTGACCGGAGCCAGAGTCATTGCATTAACGGAGGGTGTCCGTGATTTTCAGACTTGGCTCCATCTGGAGGATGGTTCCATCATAAACGCGCAGCCGGAGCATCTGCCTGAGGGACGCGCACTTCGCGTTTAG
- a CDS encoding F390 synthetase-related protein, with the protein MMEKLIMVGHYLKTKYRMQRRGGALAEQWQEKRIRRHIRFVRKKSPYYRKLWANLPDSNWRQFPIIEKSDMMTHFNQLNTVGIEKEQAFELALHAEQTRDFTPMLGSVTIGMSSGTSGNRGLFLVSRNERLAWAGTILAKVLPHSLLHPERIAFFLRADSNLYGSVGSRRLQFQFYDLLNPLQAHIDQLNKQQPSLIAAPPSLLRLLATASQEGILHIRPGKLIAVAEVLDPLDGKHIEAAFCLPIHQIYQCTEGFLASSCVHGTLHINEDIVAVQKEYLDADSGRFVPIITDFSRTTQPIIRYRLHDILTERTEPCPCGSPHMALARIEGRCDDLFYFPAKQGEALVVVYPDFISRCIISAAEEVLEYLAVQHTADTVQISFRLQPADEHLRDNVSKRITASIQRLCDQMACAAPRLQFTRLEYEPGLRKLRRVERRFQLSDTVKAP; encoded by the coding sequence ATGATGGAGAAATTAATCATGGTTGGGCATTACTTGAAAACCAAATATCGCATGCAGCGAAGAGGGGGAGCTCTCGCCGAGCAATGGCAGGAGAAGCGTATTCGCCGCCATATCCGTTTTGTTCGCAAGAAGTCACCCTATTACCGAAAGCTTTGGGCGAATCTGCCTGATTCAAACTGGAGACAATTTCCAATAATTGAAAAATCAGACATGATGACACATTTTAATCAGTTAAATACCGTAGGAATAGAGAAAGAGCAGGCATTCGAGCTTGCGCTGCATGCTGAGCAAACCCGTGACTTCACTCCGATGCTAGGTTCAGTTACCATTGGAATGTCTTCCGGTACGTCCGGCAACAGGGGGTTATTTCTTGTGAGCCGTAATGAACGGCTGGCATGGGCAGGCACGATTTTGGCAAAAGTGTTGCCGCACTCGCTGCTGCATCCCGAGCGAATTGCCTTCTTTCTCCGCGCCGACAGCAATCTCTATGGCAGTGTTGGAAGCCGCAGGCTGCAGTTCCAATTCTATGATCTGCTCAATCCCCTCCAAGCGCATATAGATCAATTGAACAAGCAACAACCCAGTCTTATTGCAGCGCCGCCATCCCTATTGCGGCTGCTGGCGACGGCTTCGCAGGAAGGCATTCTGCATATCCGGCCGGGCAAGCTTATCGCGGTTGCAGAGGTGCTCGATCCCCTGGATGGCAAGCATATTGAAGCCGCATTCTGCCTGCCTATTCACCAGATTTATCAATGCACAGAGGGATTTCTGGCAAGTTCATGCGTCCACGGGACTCTGCATATCAACGAAGATATCGTTGCCGTACAGAAAGAGTACTTGGATGCTGACTCCGGAAGGTTCGTCCCCATCATTACGGACTTTTCGCGAACGACTCAACCGATTATACGCTACCGTTTGCATGATATTTTGACAGAGCGTACAGAACCCTGTCCTTGTGGTTCGCCCCATATGGCCTTGGCGCGAATTGAGGGTCGCTGCGACGATTTGTTTTACTTCCCTGCCAAACAGGGTGAAGCGCTTGTTGTTGTATATCCTGATTTTATTAGCCGCTGCATTATCTCAGCTGCCGAAGAAGTGTTGGAATATCTGGCTGTTCAACACACGGCCGATACCGTACAGATCTCGTTCAGACTTCAACCAGCAGACGAGCATCTAAGAGACAATGTGTCCAAACGAATCACTGCATCGATACAACGTTTATGCGATCAAATGGCCTGTGCTGCGCCTAGGTTACAGTTCACCAGGCTCGAGTATGAGCCTGGTTTACGGAAGTTGAGACGGGTGGAACGGCGGTTCCAGCTCTCGGATACCGTTAAAGCGCCATAA
- a CDS encoding ABC transporter substrate-binding protein, whose amino-acid sequence MKKTFKITAALLIGSTFTLSACSKDTNKAEPSTSAAPIASTAADSGSKTLAPYKITLVYPASAPKDLALVQAEMSKYLTEKINATIELKPIEWGSWDDKTNLMKISNEPFDLMFTASWYYYPRDAAKGQYLELDDLMSKYGKDIPGVLGPDFIKGSRIGGKLFALPTNKEFGQGFGFLLNKKLVDKYNIDTKGIKSMDELEAMFKNIKDNEPGVTPIISSKFSNIWNAANYDGLVAGLAIPRGSKELKVIDTLEDPNVLNFYKRMNQWYKNGWFDKDVLTSDSDQAMNMIKAGKGFAVAQSLKPGKDKEMSLTSGTEVVQIETAAPFTTTGDAQGAMLGISRTSKDPARVMMFLNMLYTDAKLVNMLDWGLENKHYVKKSDTIIDYPAGMTADTETYPNPGGWMFGNQFNSYLFANEDPNKWKLFKEFNARSERSIALGFTFNQEPVKSEMASITNVENEFKSLYTGAVDAEKTIAKWKEKRAAAGFARVKEEVEKQLKEWSATQK is encoded by the coding sequence ATGAAGAAGACTTTCAAAATCACAGCAGCACTCCTGATCGGCAGCACATTCACATTGTCGGCATGCAGCAAAGACACGAATAAAGCGGAACCGTCAACCTCAGCAGCTCCAATTGCAAGTACGGCAGCAGATTCTGGATCCAAAACGTTAGCTCCATACAAAATTACACTTGTGTACCCGGCTTCCGCTCCGAAAGATTTAGCTCTAGTCCAAGCGGAAATGAGCAAATATTTAACGGAGAAAATTAACGCAACAATTGAATTAAAGCCTATCGAGTGGGGTTCATGGGACGACAAAACGAACTTAATGAAAATATCCAATGAACCATTTGACCTTATGTTTACGGCTAGCTGGTACTATTATCCAAGGGATGCTGCCAAAGGTCAGTACCTTGAATTGGATGATCTCATGTCGAAATACGGCAAAGATATTCCGGGCGTTCTGGGACCAGACTTCATCAAAGGTTCACGCATTGGCGGCAAGCTCTTCGCACTGCCTACGAATAAGGAATTCGGTCAAGGCTTTGGTTTCTTGCTGAACAAAAAACTAGTTGATAAATACAACATCGATACCAAAGGTATCAAATCTATGGACGAGTTGGAAGCGATGTTTAAAAACATCAAAGACAATGAGCCAGGTGTAACACCAATCATAAGCAGTAAATTCTCTAATATCTGGAATGCGGCTAACTATGACGGACTCGTTGCCGGCTTAGCCATTCCTCGCGGAAGCAAAGAGCTTAAAGTTATAGATACGCTAGAGGATCCGAATGTCCTGAATTTTTACAAACGTATGAATCAATGGTACAAGAATGGCTGGTTTGATAAAGACGTCCTCACCTCGGATTCGGATCAGGCGATGAATATGATTAAGGCCGGCAAAGGCTTTGCCGTCGCGCAATCCTTGAAGCCTGGCAAAGATAAAGAGATGAGTCTTACATCAGGCACCGAAGTTGTTCAAATCGAAACGGCTGCACCATTTACAACAACTGGCGATGCGCAAGGCGCTATGCTAGGAATTTCAAGAACGTCCAAAGATCCAGCGAGAGTCATGATGTTCCTCAACATGCTATATACGGATGCCAAACTGGTGAATATGCTGGATTGGGGACTTGAGAACAAGCATTATGTGAAAAAATCCGATACGATTATCGACTATCCGGCAGGCATGACGGCAGATACAGAAACATACCCGAATCCAGGCGGCTGGATGTTCGGAAATCAATTCAATTCCTATCTATTTGCCAATGAAGATCCGAACAAATGGAAGCTGTTCAAAGAGTTCAATGCCCGTTCGGAACGCTCGATTGCGCTTGGCTTTACGTTCAATCAAGAGCCTGTGAAGTCGGAGATGGCCTCCATTACGAATGTCGAAAATGAATTCAAATCTCTCTATACCGGCGCTGTAGATGCTGAGAAGACGATCGCCAAATGGAAAGAGAAGAGGGCTGCTGCTGGTTTTGCTCGTGTGAAGGAAGAAGTCGAGAAACAATTGAAAGAATGGTCAGCTACACAAAAATAG
- a CDS encoding sensor histidine kinase: MTSSLRFKLIIGFITIAIPLLILLLFNNLFASSTVREQVAESNKNAIILYSNQLQAELNRETNFLYNLAYEDPNISLLSRVIHDPTEYILTKERIINELNRYHRFDSSVDFQFIYSVQNKDIFNTAIKTKSYEELITIQTTLEELLREAKPGSIYFQKWKAVKYGDQYALVRLVDTGEGYYLGASVQLKNLMIPLDLIQLGSDGFASFISDEGKIISNKEMSTALAIEPEGSQDTYQLVLIDDKKYIVVSNPIKGTDTMLSAFIPEKKLVQKLTYFRGFIFMLPFLAAIVLIFYVFYLNKMILRPIYNLIRGMRKIKHGDWSTRLAPSQTKEFTIINETFNEMAAQIHDLKIHVYEEQIKLHKAEVKHLQLQMNPHFLLNSINIIYNLAQIQKYDIIQLMSLNLVKYFRFTTQTHRNVVSIAEELEHMESYIKIQQLRFPDRITYNFEVENSLQSRCIPPLIIQPFIENSMKYGFDFMEHPFHLDIQIASEKHSHIMEIVISDNGSGFNPDILAHLRSGQYFLSQSDEHLGIWNVYHRLQYIFGQEASLQFTNLPDSGACITIRMPIRNLDSFA; this comes from the coding sequence ATGACGAGTTCTCTTCGATTCAAGCTGATTATCGGATTTATTACCATTGCTATTCCTTTGTTGATTTTACTGCTTTTCAATAACTTATTCGCATCGAGCACAGTCCGAGAGCAGGTGGCTGAATCGAACAAAAATGCGATTATACTGTACTCTAATCAATTACAGGCAGAACTAAACCGTGAAACGAATTTCTTATATAATTTGGCTTACGAAGACCCTAATATCTCACTTTTGTCCCGTGTTATCCATGATCCAACCGAGTATATCCTCACCAAGGAGCGGATTATTAATGAGCTGAATCGCTATCACCGCTTTGACAGCAGCGTCGATTTCCAGTTTATTTATTCCGTTCAAAATAAAGATATTTTTAATACAGCAATCAAAACCAAATCCTATGAAGAGTTAATTACGATTCAAACGACGCTAGAAGAATTGTTAAGAGAAGCAAAGCCTGGGAGTATCTATTTTCAAAAATGGAAAGCGGTTAAATACGGGGATCAGTACGCTTTAGTCCGCTTGGTAGATACTGGAGAAGGCTATTATTTGGGTGCTTCCGTTCAATTAAAGAACTTGATGATTCCTTTGGACTTAATTCAATTAGGTTCCGATGGATTTGCTTCGTTCATCTCGGACGAAGGGAAGATTATTTCGAATAAAGAGATGTCAACAGCGCTTGCCATAGAGCCAGAGGGCAGTCAAGATACCTACCAATTAGTCCTTATTGACGATAAAAAGTATATCGTTGTTTCCAATCCGATTAAGGGTACAGACACGATGTTAAGCGCTTTTATTCCAGAAAAAAAATTGGTTCAAAAATTAACCTATTTTCGCGGCTTTATTTTCATGCTGCCATTTCTGGCGGCTATCGTCTTGATTTTTTACGTATTTTATTTGAATAAAATGATTCTGAGACCGATTTACAATCTCATTCGGGGGATGCGGAAGATTAAACATGGCGACTGGAGCACGCGTCTGGCACCTTCGCAAACCAAAGAATTCACGATTATTAATGAAACATTTAACGAAATGGCAGCACAAATCCATGATTTAAAAATTCACGTGTATGAGGAGCAAATTAAACTGCACAAAGCAGAAGTGAAGCATTTGCAGCTTCAAATGAATCCGCATTTTTTGCTGAATTCAATCAATATTATCTATAATCTGGCGCAAATTCAGAAATACGATATCATCCAATTGATGAGCTTGAATTTAGTCAAATATTTTCGATTTACCACCCAAACTCATCGCAACGTCGTGTCGATTGCTGAAGAGCTGGAGCATATGGAAAGTTACATCAAAATCCAACAATTGCGTTTCCCAGATCGCATAACGTATAACTTTGAAGTAGAGAACTCGCTGCAATCCAGGTGTATTCCCCCATTGATTATTCAGCCATTCATTGAAAATAGCATGAAATACGGCTTCGACTTCATGGAGCATCCGTTTCATCTGGATATTCAGATTGCATCGGAGAAACACTCGCACATCATGGAGATTGTGATCTCTGACAATGGGAGCGGCTTCAACCCTGACATTCTAGCTCACTTGCGATCGGGGCAATATTTCCTTTCTCAGAGTGATGAACATTTGGGCATATGGAATGTCTATCATCGTCTCCAGTATATTTTCGGACAGGAAGCAAGTCTTCAATTTACCAATTTGCCAGATTCAGGTGCCTGTATCACAATTCGCATGCCAATTCGTAATTTGGATTCATTTGCCTAG
- a CDS encoding ABC transporter permease — MKGIETVSIQPKYETSAKRKMQVRLRKLNKFKWLLLMTVPGVLYLFINNYIPMYGLVLAFKNYNFAKGMWGSEWVGLNNFKFLFNSPDAYIITRNTILYNVVFIILNLILALLAALLINEIKDKVISRFYQSTFLLPHIISMVVVAYLVYSFLNMENGLVNRLMGKWFQKEAISWYSEAGYWPYILVIVNAWKHVGYLSIIYFAAMLGIDKEYYEAATIDGANKWKQMTRITIPLITPIITTMTLLAVSGILRSDFGLFYQVPMNTGALISTTNTIDTFVYRAMGQLGDIGMSSAAGLYQSLVCFFLILAANYAVRRVNKQEALF, encoded by the coding sequence ATGAAAGGAATTGAAACCGTTTCAATACAACCGAAATACGAAACATCAGCGAAGAGAAAAATGCAAGTCAGGCTAAGAAAACTAAATAAATTCAAATGGCTGCTGCTGATGACGGTGCCAGGCGTACTGTACTTATTCATCAACAATTACATTCCGATGTACGGTTTAGTGCTTGCCTTCAAAAATTATAATTTTGCTAAAGGCATGTGGGGCAGTGAATGGGTGGGTTTGAATAACTTCAAATTTCTGTTTAATTCACCAGATGCTTATATCATCACACGCAACACGATTCTATATAATGTCGTTTTCATTATTCTCAATTTGATCTTGGCCTTGTTAGCCGCACTTCTCATCAATGAAATCAAAGACAAAGTCATCTCACGTTTTTATCAAAGTACGTTTCTGTTGCCGCATATCATTTCAATGGTTGTCGTTGCCTATCTGGTATACAGCTTCCTAAATATGGAGAATGGTCTCGTCAACCGACTGATGGGCAAATGGTTTCAGAAAGAAGCTATTTCCTGGTACAGTGAAGCAGGTTATTGGCCGTATATTCTCGTTATCGTCAATGCCTGGAAACATGTCGGTTACCTATCCATCATTTATTTTGCTGCGATGCTAGGCATCGATAAAGAGTACTATGAAGCTGCCACGATCGATGGCGCGAATAAGTGGAAACAGATGACACGAATCACGATACCGCTGATTACGCCCATAATCACAACGATGACCCTATTAGCGGTCAGTGGTATTCTGAGATCCGACTTTGGCTTGTTCTATCAAGTTCCGATGAATACAGGCGCTTTGATCTCGACTACCAATACGATTGATACGTTCGTGTATCGAGCCATGGGACAATTAGGGGATATCGGCATGTCATCCGCAGCAGGGCTCTATCAGTCTCTCGTATGTTTCTTCCTCATCCTAGCAGCCAATTATGCTGTGCGTAGAGTGAATAAACAAGAAGCTTTATTCTAG
- a CDS encoding DUF4091 domain-containing protein, whose product MIYQIFSANEWLYPDQVINDSCDQRISLAVARGTRAGCQILIQGLAIGNNLIWSYHPSTKTASDQDNLIEVFRMKDVLVNENTGPQYSTIPVGTPADYVTRLAPFRVYDALQRIDQAFIVDSSTEALYVSWHIPSRITPGVYPGELHIQIDEHQIIIEVALEVFQATVPERETLAITNWFSNNNAATYHGLELWSEDHWQMIRQYGEAMRRTRQTHFLVDLALVDVCDHAGTYTFDFAKVQRYIELFLSLGFSGIEAGHLASRLGWDDPAFVLSYKPEIQATSPAGYAFLAQFLPAWHQFLKINDWLELTIQHVADEPIQESASDFRILSSIVRKFMPGVKLIEAMIYPHIEGSIDIWVPTNEGFDKHQEHFEHLKRLGETVWFYTCWNPGGHYLNRFLDLALLKTRYLHWGNYKYGLQGYLHWGFNMYLEDQNPFELTCPFLAPGVHAKRVPAGDTHIVYPGSDGPLLSMRLEAMRAGVEDYELFQLLAEVNKPLADEIIQACMTSFTEVNTDSVNFEDVYRRLLEAVSASCHPQDRNEVAL is encoded by the coding sequence ATGATCTATCAAATTTTTAGCGCGAATGAATGGCTCTATCCAGATCAGGTTATTAACGATTCCTGTGATCAACGAATTTCACTCGCTGTGGCAAGAGGAACCCGTGCAGGCTGTCAAATTCTGATACAAGGCTTGGCGATTGGTAACAATCTGATATGGAGCTATCATCCTAGTACGAAGACTGCCTCAGATCAAGACAACCTCATTGAAGTATTTCGAATGAAAGACGTACTCGTCAATGAGAACACAGGTCCGCAATACTCGACCATCCCAGTAGGGACGCCCGCTGACTATGTAACTCGTCTGGCCCCTTTTCGCGTATATGACGCTTTACAACGAATCGATCAAGCTTTTATTGTTGATAGTTCAACGGAAGCTCTATATGTTTCATGGCATATTCCCTCTCGGATCACGCCTGGCGTTTATCCAGGAGAACTACATATCCAAATCGACGAACATCAGATCATCATAGAAGTCGCGCTCGAAGTTTTCCAGGCAACCGTACCTGAACGAGAAACACTTGCCATCACGAACTGGTTTTCCAATAACAATGCAGCCACCTATCATGGTCTAGAGCTTTGGTCGGAAGATCACTGGCAGATGATCCGCCAGTATGGGGAAGCCATGCGAAGAACACGCCAAACCCATTTTTTAGTTGATTTAGCGCTTGTTGATGTGTGTGATCATGCGGGAACATACACATTTGATTTTGCTAAAGTCCAAAGATACATCGAGCTCTTCCTGTCCCTTGGCTTCTCCGGCATTGAGGCTGGACATCTGGCAAGCAGGCTTGGCTGGGATGATCCCGCCTTTGTGCTCAGCTACAAGCCGGAAATCCAAGCTACCTCACCAGCAGGCTACGCCTTCCTGGCTCAATTTCTACCGGCATGGCACCAATTTCTCAAGATCAATGATTGGTTGGAGCTAACCATTCAACATGTGGCCGATGAGCCGATTCAAGAATCTGCGAGCGATTTCCGTATTCTATCCAGCATCGTACGCAAGTTCATGCCAGGGGTCAAACTCATTGAAGCTATGATCTATCCTCATATCGAAGGCTCTATCGATATCTGGGTGCCGACGAATGAAGGATTCGACAAACATCAAGAACATTTCGAACACCTTAAGCGGCTGGGAGAAACCGTCTGGTTCTATACGTGCTGGAATCCCGGAGGTCATTACTTAAATCGTTTCTTGGATCTGGCGCTCCTCAAAACGCGTTATTTGCATTGGGGCAATTACAAATATGGCTTGCAAGGCTATCTTCATTGGGGTTTCAACATGTATTTGGAGGACCAAAATCCATTTGAATTGACCTGCCCCTTCCTCGCGCCAGGTGTGCATGCCAAAAGAGTTCCTGCCGGAGATACGCACATCGTCTATCCAGGTTCAGACGGTCCCCTTCTAAGCATGCGGCTAGAAGCAATGCGCGCTGGAGTGGAAGATTATGAGCTTTTTCAATTGCTTGCTGAAGTCAATAAGCCTTTGGCCGATGAGATTATTCAAGCTTGCATGACAAGCTTCACGGAAGTGAATACGGATAGTGTCAACTTCGAGGACGTTTATCGGCGATTGCTCGAAGCCGTTTCGGCCAGTTGTCACCCACAAGATAGAAATGAGGTTGCACTATGA